The proteins below come from a single Argentina anserina chromosome 1, drPotAnse1.1, whole genome shotgun sequence genomic window:
- the LOC126787259 gene encoding protein CROWDED NUCLEI 4, with protein MASPRSITPGSGRGLSITPGPRVLQSPVSDEAIWKRLKEAGFDEESIKRRDKAALIAYIAKLEAEIFDHQHHMGLLILEKKRLNSEYEQLKASSETAELRNNREQAAHASALAEARKREDRLKKAVGVKEECIASIEKSMHELRAESAETKVAAESKLVEACNMLEDAQKKFSEAEGKLLLAESLQAEASRYHRVAERKMAEVEAREDDLRRNILSFKTDCDEKEKEMSLERKSLSERLKSLQQEQDRLLDAQALLNQREDVIFGRSQELDRLEKVLEDLKLNIEEERKALNDHKFNLELTETSLANREEALTRREGLLNQKEQELLVFQEKLASKESDEIKKSVAYHEAGLRKKKSEFDAELEVKRKLAEAEIATKRRAWELREVDLNQREDLLKEKEYDLEVQVRSLVEREKELSERFNLVDEKEKSLGAAEKELEQNNLLLQKEKEENVKLKLELQNSLDSLEEKKKQLECSRREFEILKSETSELSDLEMKLKEEVDLVRAQRLELMAEAEKLAVEKAKFESEWESLDDKREMLCKEAESLEEERLAFSKFIKEEHDNLKQEKDEMWDQYKCDAELLVVERQDFMNKMACERSELFSKIQQERADFLLEIDTRRRDLENCIDKKHEELECSLKEKEMMFEQEKKNQLKYITSLNEKAAQEMEEVVSERKKLETERVEINVDRERRNQEWAELNNSIEELRVQREKLKKQRELLHADSEEIHRQIEHLKELESLKAALDADMQQSDSMPSNPETSTRYLKQATSAKDDPNSHDKVNGANSGSPSMLKAVFSPPSSARFTWLKRCTELVFKQPSEKQQLKYEDSPVISKKESDLKVTEQMKRSSKYNGHRYVGNGHSSRSFSKTQNAFGEPKVIVEVPVGDNVKATNDSEHESTHDSESAGERCALNSDQVVRGGRKRRVEKSSNDCYNPLDTKQNIKKRRQEVNTVEPSEHAITHRIESTQTKVVEEQIVSLPSDQICEGALEDSVLVVDEVIKVSKVICDRTETQSFANEDNLDTQNSVGEPQHELNGVLSSDPKAQEKMREFDLGNVGLVSDDCQLQEKDISEKHSQAV; from the exons ATGGCGAGTCCGCGGTCGATAACGCCGGGCTCCGGTAGAGGCTTGTCGATAACGCCGGGGCCGAGAGTGTTGCAGAGTCCGGTGAGCGACGAAGCGATCTGGAAGCGGCTCAAGGAGGCTGGGTTTGATGAGGAGTCGATTAAGCGCAGAGACAAGGCTGCGCTCATTGCTTATATTGCTAAGCTTGAAGCTGAG ATTTTCGACCACCAGCACCACATGGGTCTTCTCATATTGGAAAAGAAGCGGTTGAATTCTGAGTATGAGCAACTTAAAGCCTCCTCTGAGACAGCTGAACTTAGGAATAACCGTGAGCAAGCTGCACATGCATCTGCTTTGGCTGAAGCAAGGAAACGGGAAGATAGACTAAAGAAGGCAGTAGGAGTCAAGGAAGAGTGTATAGCAAGT ATTGAGAAGTCGATGCATGAGTTGCGTGCAGAATCTGCTGAAACAAAGGTTGCTGCTGAGAGTAAGTTAGTTGAAGCATGTAATATGTTGGAGGATGCTCAGAAGAAATTCTCTGAAGCTGAGGGAAAGCTGCTCCTTGCAGAATCTTTGCAAGCAGAAGCTTCTCGTTATCACCGTGTTGCTGAAAGAAAGATGGCAGAAGTTGAAGCTCGTGAAGATGATCTTAGGAGGAACATTCTATCTTTCAAGACTGA TTGTgatgagaaagagaaggagatgagccTTGAGAGGAAATCTTTAAGTGAAAGGCTGAAATCCCTCCAGCAAGAACAGGATAGATTACTCGATGCGCAAGCTCTGCTGAATCAAAGGGAAGATGTAATATTCGGTCGATCTCAGGAACTGGATCGACTTGAAAAAGTGTTGGAAGACCTAAAACTGAATATTGAGGAGGAGCGCAAAGCCCTAAATGATCACAAATTTAATTTGGAGCTGACTGAGACTTCCCTTGCTAACAGAGAGGAG GCTTTAACTAGAAGAGAGGGTTTATTGAACCAAAAAGAACAAGAGCTTCTCGTCTTTCAGGAAAAACTGGCCAGCAAGGAATCG GATGAGATTAAGAAATCCGTTGCCTATCATGAAGCTGGTTTGAGAAagaagaagtctgaatttgaTGCAGAGTTGGAGGTTAAGCGCAAACTGGCAGAAGCTGAAATTGCAACCAAGAGACGAGCTTGGGAGTTAAGGGAGGTGGATCTCAATCAACGAGAGGATCTATTGAAGGAAAAGGAATATGACTTGGAAGTTCAGGTGAGGTCATTGGTGGAGAGGGAAAAAGAACTGTCAGAGAGGTTTAATCTTGTTgatgagaaagaaaagagttTGGGAGCTgctgagaaggagcttgagcagAATAATCTTCTtttgcaaaaagaaaaagaagaaaatgtcaAATTGAAGCTAGAGCTGCAAAACTCCTTAGATTCActtgaagagaaaaagaaacaacttGAATGTTCCAGGCGGGAGTTTGAGATTTTGAAATCTGAAACAAGTGAGCTTTCAGATCTAGAGATGAAACTAAAGGAAGAGGTAGATTTGGTCAGGGCTCAAAGGCTAGAGCTGATGGCTGAGGCAGAAAAGTTGGCTGTAGAGAAGGCCAAGTTTGAATCTGAGTGGGAATCACTTGATGACAAGAGGGAAATGCTGTGTAAGGAAGCAGAGTCCTTAGAAGAGGAAAGGTTGGCATTCTCCAAGTTTATCAAAGAAGAGCATGATAACTTAAAACAGGAAAAGGATGAAATGTGGGATCAGTACAAGTGTGATGCCGAATTACTTGTCGTTGAGCGGCAAGACTTCATGAATAAGATGGCATGTGAGCGGTCTGAGTTATTCAGCAAGATACAACAAGAACGTGCTGATTTCTTGCTGGAGATTGATACAAGGAGGAGGGATTTGGAGAACTGTATTGATAAAAAACATGAGGAATTAGAATGTTCTTTGAAGGAAAAGGAGATGATGTTcgagcaagaaaagaaaaatcaactcaaatatatCACTTCTCTCAACGAAAAAGCTGCACAAGAGATGGAAGAGGTTGTTTCAGAAAGGAAAAAACTTGAAACTGAGAGAGTGGAAATAAATGTGGATCGTGAGAGAAGGAATCAAGAATGGGCTGAGCTAAATAATTCGATTGAGGAACTAAGGGTTCAGAGGGAGAAGCTGAAGAAGCAGCGGGAATTGTTGCATGCGGATAGTGAAGAGATTCATCGTCAAATTGAACACTTGAAGGAATTGGAGAGTTTGAAAGCTGCTCTAGATGCTGACATGCAACAATCTGATTCCATGCCCAGCAACCCAGAAACTTCTACAAGATATTTGAAGCAGGCAACGTCAGCTAAGGATGATCCTAATTCACATGATAAAGTAAATGGTGCCAACTCTGGCAGCCCATCTATGCTAAAGGCAGTCTTTTCTCCTCCCAGTTCGGCCCGTTTCACTTGGTTAAAACGCTGCACTGAATTGGTTTTCAAACAGCCTTCTGAGAAGCAACAATTGAAATATGAAGACAGTCCTGTGATTTCTAAAAAAGAATCAGACTTGAAGGTAACTGAGCAGATGAAGAGATCAAGTAAATATAATGGGCATAGGTACGTGGGAAATGGTCATTCATCTAGAAGTTTCAGCAAGACGCAGAATGCTTTTGGTGAGCCAAAGGTGATAGTTGAAGTGCCCGTTGGTGATAATGTAAAAGCAACAAATGATTCTGAACATGAATCAACACATGATTCTGAATCTGCCGGTGAAAGGTGTGCCTTAAATTCTGATCAGGTAGTTAGGggaggaagaaaaagaagagttgAAAAGTCTTCCAATGACTGTTATAATCCACTAGATACTAAACAGAATATCAAGAAAAGGAGGCAAGAAGTCAACACTGTGGAGCCATCGGAACATGCCATTACCCACCG TATCGAGTCAACCCagacgaaagttgtagaggaGCAGATTGTATCATTGCCATCTGATCAAATTTGTGAAGGTGCTTTAGAAGACAGTGTTTTAGTAGTAGATGAAGTCATAAAAGTTTCCAAAGTGATATGCGATAGAACTGAGACACAAAGTTTTGCTAACGAGGACAATTTAGACACCCAGAATTCTGTTGGGGAACCACAACATGAACTAAATGGTGTTTTAAGCTCTGACCCCAAGGCTCAGGAAAAGATGCGAGAGTTTGACTTGGGGAATGTTGGACTTGTTAGTGATGATTGTCAG CTCCAAGAGAAAGATATATCTGAAAAGCACTCGCAGGCTGTGTGA